A section of the Gemmatimonadaceae bacterium genome encodes:
- a CDS encoding glycosyltransferase family 39 protein — MRGAAVLMALFGFFPFANWIAGGHQFENYHQVAIEWLNGSLIVVGCATVLAILSRRTALWRPRLPDALVRAAHNHPRRTGTLLFIASLAVYLFVARWVLAGRPLLIDEIDAVFNAGIFLQRKLWLEPPRFPEFTSALHVIDFGGKYLTHFPPGGPLLLAPGVAAGIPWAVHPILAAISTVTFWGLTRRIAPSAGVALAATLLFAFSPFVAFLSGSFMNHVPVMTALIVAMYALARQTEDDRPHPGWAALAGFMLGVPAAIRPMDAIAFAVPAGVWMLWRAVRQPSRLPELIAAGIAMAVPLGAVLWYNTQVTGNALTFPMELLWGKNHGVGFHASPWGAAHTPVRGFELINLYFLRLQSALFELPVPSLVVPIVAMLAAPRLERFDRYFLATFATVVVLYFAYWGDGIYLGPRYFLVLVPALVLWSARLPVVLRARFPHRELLHRAVGFALIVAIAVAMFMSIPYRALEYRTGYLPMRIDYDSLAQARGVRNSIVVVREGWGSQLIARMWALGVPRTETESIYRAVDACVLDGALEQLERSGTRDTAALRQLQSLTGDSAQLEKGTLTPDRTLRSLPGRPYAQRCVTRVLEDRAGFTLATATLAQPKGSNIFVRDLHARDTVLLREHPGRPLYLLRPESSEAGAPLRLELLSPDSLANDWRSPLPLQLPRPAIGLTR, encoded by the coding sequence ATGCGGGGCGCGGCCGTGCTCATGGCGCTGTTCGGCTTCTTCCCGTTTGCCAACTGGATCGCGGGGGGCCACCAGTTCGAGAACTACCATCAGGTCGCGATCGAGTGGCTGAACGGCTCGCTCATCGTGGTGGGCTGCGCCACGGTCCTCGCCATTCTCTCGCGGCGAACGGCGCTCTGGCGCCCTCGGCTCCCCGACGCACTGGTGCGCGCCGCCCACAACCACCCGCGGCGCACAGGGACACTTCTCTTCATCGCCTCGCTCGCCGTGTACCTCTTCGTTGCGCGCTGGGTCCTTGCCGGTCGCCCACTGCTCATCGACGAGATCGACGCCGTCTTCAACGCGGGGATCTTTCTCCAGCGCAAGCTCTGGCTCGAGCCGCCACGCTTCCCGGAGTTCACCAGCGCGCTCCACGTCATCGACTTCGGCGGCAAGTACCTCACGCACTTTCCCCCTGGAGGCCCGCTCCTGCTCGCCCCCGGCGTCGCCGCCGGGATCCCCTGGGCGGTCCATCCCATCCTCGCCGCCATCTCCACCGTCACCTTCTGGGGATTGACTCGGCGCATCGCGCCGAGCGCCGGCGTTGCCCTCGCCGCAACGTTGCTCTTCGCATTCTCGCCGTTCGTCGCCTTCCTCTCCGGCTCGTTCATGAATCACGTCCCCGTGATGACGGCGCTGATCGTGGCGATGTATGCACTCGCCAGGCAGACGGAGGACGACCGCCCGCACCCTGGATGGGCGGCGCTCGCCGGCTTCATGCTCGGCGTCCCCGCCGCGATCCGACCCATGGACGCGATCGCCTTCGCCGTACCGGCCGGCGTCTGGATGCTCTGGCGTGCGGTGCGTCAACCGTCGCGTCTTCCCGAACTCATTGCCGCCGGCATCGCGATGGCCGTCCCCCTCGGCGCAGTGCTCTGGTACAACACACAGGTCACCGGGAACGCACTCACCTTTCCCATGGAACTGCTCTGGGGAAAGAACCACGGTGTCGGCTTCCACGCATCACCGTGGGGCGCCGCGCACACGCCCGTCCGCGGTTTCGAACTCATCAACCTCTACTTCCTCCGGCTGCAGTCCGCGCTCTTTGAGCTTCCGGTTCCGTCGCTGGTCGTCCCCATCGTGGCAATGCTCGCGGCGCCTCGACTGGAGCGCTTCGATCGATACTTCCTCGCGACCTTCGCCACCGTCGTCGTCCTGTACTTCGCCTACTGGGGAGATGGTATCTACCTCGGCCCGCGCTACTTCCTGGTGCTCGTCCCCGCGTTGGTCTTGTGGAGCGCCCGTCTCCCTGTGGTGTTGCGCGCGCGCTTTCCCCATCGCGAGCTGCTGCACCGCGCCGTCGGGTTTGCCCTCATCGTCGCGATCGCCGTCGCGATGTTCATGAGCATTCCGTATCGCGCCCTCGAGTATCGCACGGGCTATCTCCCCATGCGCATCGACTACGACTCGCTCGCACAGGCGCGCGGCGTGCGAAACTCCATCGTCGTCGTGCGCGAAGGGTGGGGTTCACAACTCATCGCGCGCATGTGGGCGCTTGGGGTTCCTCGCACCGAGACCGAGTCGATCTACCGCGCCGTCGATGCCTGCGTGCTCGATGGTGCTCTCGAGCAACTGGAGCGCTCCGGGACACGCGACACAGCGGCGCTCCGGCAGCTGCAATCGCTCACCGGCGACTCGGCGCAGCTCGAAAAGGGGACGCTGACACCAGACCGAACGCTCCGTTCGCTTCCGGGACGCCCGTACGCTCAGCGATGTGTGACGCGCGTCCTCGAGGACCGCGCCGGCTTTACCCTCGCCACGGCCACGCTGGCACAACCAAAGGGGAGCAACATCTTCGTGCGAGACCTGCACGCACGCGATACGGTGCTGCTGCGTGAGCATCCTGGCCGCCCGCTCTACCTCCTCCGCCCCGAGTCGAGTGAGGCCGGTGCTCCGTTGCGCCTGGAGCTGCTCTCGCCCGACTCGCTCGCCAACGACTGGCGATCGCCCTTGCCGCTGCAACTCCCGCGACCTGCAATCGGGCTCACGCGATAG
- a CDS encoding SIMPL domain-containing protein (The SIMPL domain is named for its presence in mouse protein SIMPL (signalling molecule that associates with mouse pelle-like kinase). Bacterial member BP26, from Brucella, was shown to assemble into a channel-like structure, while YggE from E. coli has been associated with resistance to oxidative stress.), translating into MLALTPGVAASQGGAPAPSQIVAAGIGEATLVPDRGVIYFAVETRSPNAATAGVENARTQTAVIAAIRAQGVLAEQVTTVGYSVSPNEKFESNGQRKILGYIARNTVVVDVRKLEQVGTLIDVALGAGANSVGGLRYYSTRYESIRRTALENAVARAKADAEVMARAAGGSIGAPIEISANDAGFPRSGLQEVVATGGYRTMAAAAETPVVVGEQKVTVVVSTRWLFVSGR; encoded by the coding sequence ATGCTCGCGCTGACACCTGGCGTCGCTGCGTCGCAGGGTGGCGCGCCCGCGCCATCGCAGATTGTAGCCGCTGGGATTGGTGAAGCGACACTCGTTCCGGACCGTGGGGTGATCTACTTCGCGGTCGAGACGCGATCGCCGAACGCCGCGACTGCAGGAGTCGAGAATGCCCGCACGCAGACGGCCGTCATCGCCGCTATTCGAGCGCAGGGCGTGCTTGCAGAGCAGGTCACCACAGTCGGCTACTCGGTGTCGCCGAACGAGAAGTTCGAGAGCAATGGGCAGCGCAAGATTCTAGGCTACATCGCACGTAATACTGTGGTCGTGGACGTGCGGAAGCTCGAGCAGGTCGGAACGCTCATCGACGTCGCCCTTGGCGCTGGCGCGAACTCCGTCGGAGGGCTTCGCTACTACTCCACGAGGTACGAGAGCATTCGTCGTACTGCACTGGAGAACGCCGTCGCTCGCGCCAAGGCCGACGCCGAAGTGATGGCGCGCGCAGCAGGTGGTTCGATCGGTGCCCCAATCGAGATTTCAGCGAACGACGCCGGCTTCCCGCGCTCCGGTCTCCAGGAGGTTGTTGCAACGGGCGGCTACCGGACCATGGCCGCTGCAGCCGAGACCCCGGTCGTGGTGGGGGAGCAGAAGGTCACCGTTGTGGTGTCCACGCGCTGGCTCTTCGTCTCCGGACGGTAG
- a CDS encoding ParA family protein, translating into MARIIAVANQKGGVGKTTSAVNLAAALAAAEQRTLVIDADPQGNATSGLGIDRADIRRTTYDALLGMAPTHECVLPGIQFKKLDLMPATADLAAAEIELVEVEQREHAMRRALLQVRDYYDFILIDCPPSLGLITVNMLAAADGVLIPLQCEYYALEGLTQLLNTIQLVQRALNEQLVVDGVLLTMYDARLNLSRQVATDARAYFGAKVFDAVIPRNVRLAEAPSFGKPIIVYDVGSVGAVAYLSAAKEVIQRLGTFVSPAPAQ; encoded by the coding sequence GTGGCAAGAATCATCGCCGTCGCCAACCAGAAGGGAGGCGTCGGCAAGACAACCTCCGCCGTGAACCTGGCGGCCGCGCTCGCAGCCGCTGAGCAGCGAACGCTCGTCATCGACGCCGATCCTCAGGGCAATGCCACGAGCGGCCTGGGCATCGACCGCGCCGACATTCGCCGAACCACATATGACGCGCTGCTCGGCATGGCGCCCACACACGAGTGCGTTCTGCCGGGCATCCAGTTCAAGAAGCTCGACCTCATGCCCGCGACTGCCGATCTCGCCGCCGCCGAGATCGAACTCGTCGAGGTCGAACAGCGCGAGCACGCCATGCGCCGAGCGTTGCTCCAAGTGCGCGACTACTACGATTTCATCCTCATCGACTGCCCCCCGTCGCTCGGCCTCATCACCGTCAACATGCTCGCCGCCGCCGACGGTGTGCTCATCCCCCTCCAGTGCGAGTACTACGCCCTCGAGGGGCTCACCCAGCTCCTCAACACCATCCAGCTGGTTCAGCGCGCGCTCAACGAGCAGCTCGTGGTGGATGGCGTCCTGTTGACGATGTACGATGCCCGCCTCAACCTCTCACGCCAGGTTGCAACCGACGCGAGAGCATACTTCGGCGCGAAGGTCTTTGACGCAGTCATTCCACGCAACGTCCGGCTCGCGGAGGCGCCCTCGTTCGGCAAGCCCATTATCGTGTACGACGTTGGATCGGTAGGCGCAGTAGCCTATCTCAGTGCTGCGAAGGAAGTTATACAGCGTTTGGGAACATTCGTTTCTCCGGCCCCAGCTCAGTAG
- a CDS encoding ParB/RepB/Spo0J family partition protein produces MTDKPRRLGRGLEALIAAAGSLPASVSHAAPGSSAASDAATASELPFRSLPVAQIRPNPFQPRRDFKPEELTDLENSIRASGLLQPVTVRERPDGGFELVAGERRLRAATRLGWSEIPAMVKTLDDREMLTLALIENLQRSDLNPLDEALGFQRLLDEFALTQQQVADAVGKDRSTVANLLRVLQLPDGIKRLLRDGQISLGHARALLAMPNERLMLDTARQIVERGLSVREAERIAQEARPADTRPKAGHHAAERGRDSHTAELRRLTELLRRHLQTDVRISVEGDAKGDISIRFYSADDLHRLMETILGRSLDEA; encoded by the coding sequence ATGACGGACAAACCTCGTCGCCTTGGTCGAGGGCTCGAAGCCCTGATCGCCGCCGCCGGCTCTCTGCCCGCATCTGTCTCGCACGCCGCGCCGGGGTCGTCCGCCGCATCCGACGCCGCAACGGCGAGCGAGCTTCCGTTTCGCTCGCTTCCCGTTGCGCAGATTCGTCCCAATCCGTTCCAGCCCCGCCGCGATTTCAAGCCGGAAGAGCTGACCGACCTGGAGAACTCCATCCGCGCCAGTGGGCTTCTCCAACCCGTCACCGTGCGGGAGCGTCCCGACGGGGGCTTCGAACTCGTCGCTGGAGAGCGTCGACTCCGCGCCGCCACCCGACTCGGTTGGTCCGAGATCCCGGCGATGGTCAAGACACTCGATGACCGCGAGATGCTCACCCTCGCCCTCATCGAAAACCTCCAGCGCTCGGACCTCAATCCCCTCGACGAGGCCCTCGGCTTCCAACGGCTCCTCGACGAGTTCGCGCTCACGCAGCAGCAGGTCGCCGACGCGGTGGGCAAGGATCGCTCGACCGTCGCCAACCTCCTGCGCGTGTTGCAGCTGCCGGATGGCATCAAGCGCCTCCTGCGTGACGGCCAGATCTCGTTGGGACATGCCCGCGCCTTGCTCGCCATGCCTAACGAGCGCCTCATGCTCGACACAGCCAGGCAGATCGTCGAGCGCGGCCTCTCCGTCCGGGAAGCCGAACGCATCGCCCAGGAGGCGCGTCCCGCCGACACACGTCCCAAGGCCGGGCACCACGCGGCCGAACGAGGACGCGACAGCCACACGGCAGAACTGCGCCGTCTCACCGAGCTCCTGCGCCGTCACCTCCAGACCGACGTGCGCATCTCGGTGGAGGGCGACGCCAAGGGTGACATCTCCATTCGATTCTACTCCGCCGACGACCTCCATCGACTCATGGAGACCATTCTCGGCCGATCGCTCGACGAAGCCTAA
- a CDS encoding polymer-forming cytoskeletal protein, protein MAIFNKPAGDRPATRLESSSAEPSISVIGSGMRVIGDIESNGTIKVEGVVEGSVRGARQLLLGKGGTINGDVHAVEAVLGGSVVGNVLATERVEIQGSSSVEGDILTKSMVVYEGGVINGSVRMGEHAVSTRGTSTGTPTMGLVAGA, encoded by the coding sequence ATGGCCATCTTCAACAAACCCGCCGGCGATCGCCCGGCGACACGACTCGAATCCAGCAGCGCCGAACCGTCCATCTCCGTCATCGGCTCCGGGATGCGCGTCATCGGTGACATCGAGAGCAACGGGACCATCAAGGTCGAAGGTGTCGTGGAGGGCTCGGTGCGCGGCGCACGACAGCTCCTCCTCGGCAAGGGCGGCACCATCAATGGCGACGTGCATGCCGTCGAGGCCGTCCTTGGCGGCTCGGTCGTCGGCAACGTTCTCGCCACCGAACGGGTTGAGATCCAAGGATCATCGTCCGTCGAGGGCGACATCCTGACGAAGAGCATGGTCGTCTACGAAGGCGGGGTCATCAACGGCAGCGTCCGCATGGGCGAGCACGCCGTAAGTACCCGAGGTACCTCGACCGGAACACCAACCATGGGTTTGGTGGCCGGAGCCTGA
- a CDS encoding BMP family protein: MAPTACGGARDKGGLDTAQSASAMKVALLTPGPISDQSWNGSAYTGLMRIRDSLGASVSHIQTKTPAEFEENFRQYGAQGYTLVFGHGFEFQDAAARVAPEFPRTIFVTTSGNTSGPNLAGIRFAFEEPSFMAGMLAGALTKTNVIGAIGGTELPPVRDSFKAFEEGAKVVNPSVTLLISYIGSWEDASAGKEQALAQIARKADVLFQNADAAGLGVFQAARESGKALVFGSNSNQNAVAPDVTVASVVVDVPHAFLTVARDVKAGTFKPRVVAMGSTADAVRLEINEALKARIPASALKAVDSVKAGIAAGTIRIELGRPFPKGS; the protein is encoded by the coding sequence ATGGCGCCCACTGCGTGCGGTGGCGCCAGGGACAAGGGCGGTCTCGACACGGCGCAGTCTGCATCCGCGATGAAGGTCGCCCTCCTCACACCCGGCCCCATTTCCGATCAATCGTGGAATGGCTCCGCATACACCGGGTTGATGCGCATTCGCGACTCGCTCGGCGCGTCGGTGTCTCACATCCAGACCAAGACACCTGCCGAGTTCGAGGAGAACTTCCGGCAGTACGGTGCGCAGGGCTACACGCTCGTCTTCGGACACGGCTTCGAGTTTCAGGACGCGGCCGCTCGCGTCGCGCCGGAGTTCCCCCGAACCATCTTCGTGACCACGTCGGGCAACACCAGCGGCCCCAACCTCGCCGGCATTCGCTTCGCTTTCGAGGAACCGTCGTTCATGGCCGGGATGCTCGCGGGAGCGCTGACGAAGACCAACGTCATCGGAGCGATTGGCGGGACCGAACTCCCACCAGTGCGTGACTCCTTCAAGGCTTTCGAAGAGGGCGCCAAGGTCGTGAACCCGAGCGTGACGTTGCTGATCTCGTATATAGGCTCGTGGGAGGATGCGAGCGCGGGAAAGGAGCAGGCACTGGCCCAGATTGCCCGAAAGGCTGACGTCCTCTTTCAGAACGCCGATGCGGCGGGACTCGGCGTCTTCCAGGCGGCACGCGAGTCGGGGAAGGCGCTCGTCTTCGGTTCCAACTCCAACCAGAACGCGGTGGCGCCCGATGTGACCGTCGCCAGCGTCGTGGTCGACGTTCCGCATGCCTTCCTCACAGTCGCCCGCGACGTCAAGGCGGGGACGTTCAAGCCACGCGTCGTCGCCATGGGTTCGACAGCCGATGCGGTTCGGCTCGAAATCAACGAGGCGCTGAAGGCAAGGATTCCAGCGTCGGCGCTCAAGGCCGTCGATTCGGTGAAGGCAGGAATCGCCGCGGGGACGATCAGGATCGAATTGGGACGCCCGTTCCCGAAGGGGTCGTGA
- a CDS encoding Nif3-like dinuclear metal center hexameric protein produces the protein MTMPTAGQLASWLDDELSSHGFPDYPGALNGLQLDHAGPVRRIASAVDFSRRTIDAAIAADANFLILHHGMFWGGAQRLVGTHYERLQLLMSHDIAVYASHLPLDAHLVHGNNAALARALGLEPTDRFGAYEGVPIGVAGESDVATQALHARVEVFARSLGGAARASAWSNEDRRTVRWAVLTGAGAGSREIREAQQRGIDTLIVGEGPHHTTVDAPEAGLVIIYAGHYATETLGVRSLADTVCARFDIPGTFLYLPTGS, from the coding sequence GTGACGATGCCCACCGCCGGCCAACTCGCCAGCTGGCTCGATGACGAGTTGTCGTCGCACGGCTTTCCCGACTATCCCGGGGCGCTCAACGGACTTCAACTCGACCATGCCGGTCCGGTACGACGGATTGCCTCGGCGGTGGATTTTTCGCGTCGTACGATCGACGCGGCGATCGCGGCCGACGCCAACTTCCTCATCCTGCACCATGGGATGTTCTGGGGCGGCGCCCAACGCCTGGTCGGCACGCACTACGAGCGGCTCCAGCTTCTGATGTCGCACGACATCGCCGTGTACGCGTCGCACCTCCCACTGGACGCACACCTCGTGCATGGCAACAACGCCGCGCTTGCCCGGGCGCTTGGTCTCGAACCCACCGATCGATTCGGTGCCTACGAGGGGGTCCCCATCGGGGTCGCGGGGGAGAGTGACGTGGCGACGCAGGCGCTGCACGCGCGGGTGGAAGTCTTTGCGCGCTCGTTAGGCGGTGCGGCGCGCGCATCCGCCTGGAGCAACGAAGACCGGCGCACTGTGCGGTGGGCGGTGTTGACGGGCGCCGGCGCGGGATCGCGAGAGATTCGTGAGGCGCAACAGCGCGGCATCGATACACTCATCGTTGGCGAGGGGCCACACCACACCACGGTCGACGCCCCCGAAGCGGGGCTCGTGATCATCTACGCCGGCCACTATGCCACCGAGACGTTAGGCGTCAGGTCGCTCGCCGACACGGTGTGTGCCCGGTTCGACATTCCCGGCACCTTCCTGTACCTCCCCACCGGCTCGTGA
- a CDS encoding ATP-binding cassette domain-containing protein, which produces MRPALELEAIHKRFGAVEALAGATLRVREGTVHALLGENGAGKTTLMRAAYGMLRPDAGMLRIFGDATPLRSSADAIARGVGMVHQHFTLVPAMTVAENVALGMRGRFDPGQAAQRVRVLGQRTGLVLDPAAKVAELPVSAQQRLEIVKALAREARLLVLDEPTAVLAPAEAEALMRWVRRFRDEGKTVVLITHKLREALAIADDVTVLRRGATVLTGAAAALDERALVAALVGAEGVDPSPGGEIVSRAVPASEPIVVATMRQVRVLNERGKEALRDASLDVRRGEIVGVAAVEGAGQHEFLRVLAGRMTPSSGTVALPERLAFIPEDRHRDAMVLDMTLVENLALRGLSERRGVIGWPALGVECDRLLSDYDVRATSGELLGRELSGGNQQKFILGRELSDAPQLVVAENPTRGLDIRATAAVQEQLRNARATGCAVVMYSSDLDEVLALADRIVVIHAGRVRTLEAPTREDVARAMLGAS; this is translated from the coding sequence GTGAGGCCGGCGCTCGAGCTGGAGGCGATCCACAAGCGTTTCGGCGCGGTCGAGGCACTGGCGGGCGCGACGCTTCGCGTGCGGGAAGGAACGGTGCACGCGCTCCTGGGCGAGAACGGTGCCGGCAAGACCACGCTGATGCGCGCCGCGTACGGGATGCTGCGCCCCGATGCCGGGATGCTGCGCATCTTTGGGGATGCAACGCCACTGCGCTCCAGCGCCGATGCGATTGCCCGCGGCGTGGGCATGGTGCACCAGCACTTCACGCTCGTCCCCGCCATGACGGTTGCGGAGAACGTCGCGTTAGGCATGCGCGGGCGATTCGACCCGGGGCAGGCCGCCCAACGCGTTCGCGTCCTTGGGCAGCGCACGGGACTCGTCCTGGATCCTGCCGCCAAGGTGGCCGAACTCCCGGTGAGCGCGCAGCAACGCCTCGAGATCGTGAAGGCGCTGGCGCGCGAGGCGCGGCTCCTCGTTCTCGACGAACCAACCGCCGTCCTCGCCCCAGCGGAGGCCGAGGCCCTCATGCGCTGGGTGCGACGCTTTCGCGACGAGGGAAAGACGGTCGTTCTCATCACCCACAAGCTGCGCGAAGCGCTGGCCATCGCCGACGACGTCACCGTTCTCCGCCGGGGCGCCACGGTGCTGACTGGTGCCGCGGCGGCGCTCGACGAACGGGCGCTTGTCGCCGCCCTGGTTGGAGCGGAGGGCGTCGATCCGAGCCCAGGCGGCGAGATTGTGTCACGCGCCGTGCCGGCGTCGGAGCCAATCGTCGTTGCCACGATGCGGCAGGTGCGCGTGCTGAACGAGCGCGGAAAGGAGGCACTTCGCGATGCGTCTCTCGACGTGCGACGTGGCGAGATCGTCGGCGTCGCCGCAGTCGAGGGGGCAGGGCAGCACGAGTTCCTGCGAGTGTTGGCAGGGCGAATGACTCCATCGAGCGGGACGGTGGCCCTTCCCGAGCGCCTCGCCTTCATCCCCGAGGACCGTCACCGGGACGCCATGGTGCTGGACATGACATTGGTAGAGAACCTGGCGTTGCGCGGCTTGTCGGAGCGACGGGGAGTGATCGGTTGGCCCGCTCTTGGTGTCGAGTGCGACCGACTACTGAGCGACTACGACGTGCGTGCCACGAGCGGCGAGCTACTGGGACGCGAGCTTTCAGGGGGAAACCAGCAGAAGTTCATTCTGGGTCGCGAGCTCTCGGACGCCCCTCAACTGGTGGTCGCCGAGAATCCCACGAGAGGGTTGGACATCCGTGCGACGGCAGCAGTACAAGAGCAGTTACGGAACGCTCGTGCGACAGGATGTGCCGTCGTGATGTACTCGAGCGACCTCGATGAGGTGCTCGCACTCGCCGATCGAATCGTCGTGATTCACGCTGGTCGCGTCCGAACGCTCGAGGCGCCAACGCGCGAGGACGTCGCCAGGGCGATGCTCGGCGCCTCGTGA
- a CDS encoding ABC transporter permease yields MAVATPRRLPAMAGTIVLAAGLAAAIVALLAIAIAAGGFDVRAALSALVRGAAGSSYAIFSASLVRATPLILTGLAVAIAFHGGILNIGAEGQLLAGAAAATTVALGTSHVFGAATLPVALAAAAVAGAAWAAIPAWLRRRFGVLEVISTIMMNFVALNTVGYLVRGPLQEPTRIYPQSSSLPAWAQLPMLIPGTRLHVGFALAIVAALASWYVISNTAAGFRLRVVGANAHAAASAGRVDVPSVRFRAFLVSGALAGLAGGVELTGVTYALYENISPGYGYTAIAVALLAGLHPGLVVASGAFLGALEAGAAAMQREAGVPLVLVSVVEALIILAIVGARAALARRATRPAEVGA; encoded by the coding sequence ATGGCCGTCGCGACCCCGCGGCGCCTGCCGGCAATGGCCGGCACCATCGTCCTTGCCGCCGGGCTCGCCGCCGCCATCGTGGCGTTGCTTGCCATCGCCATTGCGGCTGGCGGCTTTGACGTACGGGCGGCGTTGTCCGCCCTCGTACGCGGTGCGGCCGGGAGTTCGTACGCGATCTTCTCGGCATCACTGGTGCGCGCCACTCCACTCATCCTCACAGGGCTGGCCGTTGCCATCGCCTTCCACGGTGGCATCCTGAACATCGGCGCCGAGGGGCAGCTACTGGCAGGAGCCGCCGCAGCAACCACGGTGGCGCTGGGAACCAGCCATGTTTTCGGCGCTGCCACGCTGCCCGTCGCGCTGGCAGCGGCTGCCGTGGCGGGGGCCGCGTGGGCGGCCATCCCGGCGTGGCTCAGGCGCCGATTCGGCGTGCTCGAGGTCATCAGCACGATCATGATGAACTTCGTCGCGCTCAACACCGTGGGCTATCTCGTCCGTGGCCCGTTGCAGGAGCCGACGCGCATCTACCCGCAGTCGTCGTCCTTACCGGCGTGGGCGCAGCTCCCGATGCTCATCCCCGGCACGCGCCTCCACGTGGGCTTCGCGCTGGCCATCGTCGCGGCGCTCGCGAGCTGGTACGTCATATCCAACACCGCGGCTGGGTTCCGGCTTCGTGTCGTTGGGGCCAACGCGCACGCGGCCGCCAGCGCCGGGCGTGTCGACGTTCCGTCCGTTCGCTTTCGCGCCTTCCTGGTGAGCGGTGCATTGGCCGGGCTCGCGGGGGGCGTGGAGCTGACCGGGGTCACGTACGCCCTCTACGAGAACATTTCGCCGGGATACGGCTACACCGCGATTGCCGTGGCCCTGCTCGCCGGGCTGCATCCGGGGCTCGTCGTGGCAAGCGGCGCCTTCCTTGGTGCGCTCGAAGCGGGTGCGGCGGCCATGCAGCGCGAGGCCGGGGTGCCGCTCGTCCTGGTCAGCGTCGTGGAGGCGCTCATCATCCTGGCCATCGTTGGGGCACGCGCCGCGCTCGCGCGTCGCGCCACGCGTCCCGCCGAGGTAGGCGCATGA
- a CDS encoding ABC transporter permease, translating into MSDSLAPFLEATVRTATPLALAALGEAISERAGVINVGLEGVIIAGCFGAVLGASTGSVSAGVAGGVAAGMLVSLVFAAFVAWLRTDQIITGTALTLGALGLTGTLYRAVFGTTGAALTIPTMRPLAIPGLSRIPVVGEALFQQAPVTYALYALVAGVWWFLYRTHAGLAVRAVGEHSDAAEAAGIRPARVQGLAVLAAGALGGLAGASLVLAQVGTFTEGMSAGRGFIAIAIVALGRWRPVGVALAALLFGAATALQFLFQSTGSQLPYQLFLAFPYVLTLVVLAAGTSRARAPAALGRRELRVF; encoded by the coding sequence ATGAGCGACTCGCTCGCGCCGTTCCTCGAGGCGACCGTGCGCACCGCAACGCCCCTCGCGCTCGCCGCCCTGGGCGAGGCGATCTCCGAGCGCGCCGGCGTGATCAACGTGGGGCTGGAGGGGGTCATCATCGCCGGCTGCTTTGGTGCCGTGTTGGGCGCCAGCACGGGGAGTGTCAGCGCCGGCGTTGCGGGAGGAGTCGCCGCCGGCATGCTCGTCTCACTCGTCTTCGCTGCCTTCGTGGCGTGGCTGCGCACGGACCAGATCATCACCGGCACCGCGCTCACGTTAGGCGCCCTGGGACTCACGGGGACGCTGTATCGCGCCGTCTTCGGGACCACAGGCGCCGCGTTGACCATCCCCACCATGCGCCCCCTGGCGATTCCCGGTCTCTCCCGTATCCCCGTGGTAGGCGAGGCGCTCTTTCAGCAGGCGCCCGTCACGTACGCGCTGTACGCATTGGTGGCGGGCGTCTGGTGGTTCCTGTATCGCACGCACGCTGGACTGGCGGTGCGCGCCGTGGGCGAGCACTCCGACGCAGCGGAGGCCGCCGGCATTCGACCGGCCCGCGTACAGGGGCTGGCGGTGCTGGCCGCCGGCGCGTTAGGCGGACTGGCCGGCGCATCGCTGGTGCTGGCGCAGGTCGGGACGTTCACCGAGGGGATGTCGGCCGGTCGCGGCTTCATCGCCATTGCGATCGTCGCGCTCGGTCGCTGGCGCCCGGTTGGCGTGGCACTCGCCGCACTCCTCTTCGGGGCGGCGACGGCGCTGCAGTTTCTCTTCCAGTCGACCGGGAGCCAGCTGCCGTACCAGCTCTTCCTCGCGTTCCCGTACGTCCTCACGCTGGTGGTGCTCGCGGCCGGGACATCGCGCGCTCGGGCACCCGCGGCGCTGGGACGGCGCGAGCTGCGCGTATTCTGA